One region of Culex pipiens pallens isolate TS chromosome 2, TS_CPP_V2, whole genome shotgun sequence genomic DNA includes:
- the LOC120423689 gene encoding uncharacterized protein DDB_G0271670 — protein MGNGMNKVMPGLYVGNYRDSKDYQQLERYQITHIVSIHDSPRRFHPDKHYLCVMAADTPDQNLSQYFSVCNDFIHAARLKGGCVLIHCLAGMSRSVTVAVAYIMSVTPLSWKEALKVVRTGRAIANPNLGFQNQLQEFENSKLLEERKRLKERFPSLALESNDREQCFVALDQYEVLLENKGVCEGQCKFGKDCPTGICRSESRGLRRKASTTASPKKQYNNLSTSPSSSSHLSVRSSGAAQSCPTSPRCSKALTGGGGNGGENAAQRNNPRAAGEYAAEIDMGELTELRRSASIVSTFRPRSSPAGLYSYTGSAPPSLHGSRVDLAGSAKNTGSAIYLGTNNPSGSATSPGVARRVSLRSSPRSTPESSPKASPKRSASTRTLVHQTSGTPPASPAKTAGKSNTSSSSSSTAPSRPPSGVTPPAPSNANATSTKSPAKAPSSSSSSPSTPSKLADNKKATTRQK, from the exons ATGGGTAATGGAATGAACAAG GTGATGCCGGGGCTGTACGTGGGCAACTACCGGGACTCGAAGGACTATCAACAGTTGGAACGCTACCAAATCACGCACATCGTCTCGATCCATGACAGCCCGAGGCGGTTTCACCCG GACAAGCACTACCTGTGCGTGATGGCCGCCGACACGCCCGACCAGAACCTGTCGCAGTACTTTTCCGTGTGCAACGACTTTATCCACGCGGCCCGGCTCAAGGGCGGCTGCGTGCTGATTCACTGCCTGGCCGGAATGTCCCGCTCGGTGACGGTGGCGGTGGCCTACATCATGTCCGTCACGCCCCTCTCCTGGAAGGAGGCGCTCAAGGTGGTGCGGACGGGGCGCGCCATCGCCAACCCGAACCTGGGCTTCCAGAACCAGCTGCAGGAGTTCGAGAACAGCAAGTTGTTGGAA GAACGAAAACGCCTCAAAGAACGCTTTCCCAGCTTAGCTTTGGAATCTAATGATAGAGAGCAATGTTTTGTAGCTTTAGACCAATATGAAGTCTTGTTAGAGAATAAGGGTGTCTGCGAGGGCCAGTGCAAGTTTGGCAAGGATTGTCCAACAG GAATCTGCCGCTCGGAGTCACGTGGCCTTCGCCGAAAGGCCAGCACGACGGCCTCACCGAAAAAGCAATACAACAACCTGTCCACGTCACCATCGAGTTCGTCCCACCTGTCGGTCCGGAGCAGCGGAGCGGCCCAGTCCTGTCCGACCTCACCGCGGTGCTCCAAGGCCCTCACCGGTGGTGGTGGTAACGGCGGAGAAAACGCGGCCCAGCGGAACAACCCGCGGGCCGCCGGAGAATACGCCGCAGAAATCGACATGGGCGAACTGACCGAGTTGCGGCGCAGTGCCAGCATCGTCAGTACCTTCAGACCTCGCAGCAGTCCAGCCGGGCTGTACTCGTATACGG GTTCAGCCCCACCATCCCTCCACGGCTCCCGGGTCGACTTGGCCGGCAGTGCCAAAAATACCGGCTCAGCCATCTATCTTGGCACCAATAATCCCTCCGGAAGTGCCACGTCCCCCGGAGTCGCTCGTCGCGTCAGTCTCAGGTCCTCGCCCCGGTCCACGCCGGAATCGTCCCCGAAGGCGTCCCCAAAACGGTCGGCCTCAACCCGGACCCTGGTACATCAAACCTCCGGAACACCGCCTGCCTCGCCCGCCAAGACCGCTGGCAAATCaaacacctcctcctcctcctcttccacTGCGCCCTCGAGGCCACCGAGTGGGGTCACTCCTCCCGCTCCCTCAAACGCCAACGCCACCAGCACCAAATCACCCGCCAAGGCGccctcatcatcatcgtcatcgccgTCAACGCCATCGAAGTTGGCCGACAACAAAAAAGCCACAACCAGACAAAAATGA